In Oryza brachyantha chromosome 2, ObraRS2, whole genome shotgun sequence, a single window of DNA contains:
- the LOC107303644 gene encoding chaperone protein ClpB1 — protein MMEALVGRKSIEEAIFLVVKEAQKYFKPEFVSRLTEVVIFKPLSISELKEIASIQLKAMAARVAEKGITLTTSDAALDVILHKSHNLSGGRSVRRLVKKIVTTKLSEMLVKGEVEEGTIVTIDATQDRKELKYNVLKKAAPSEHQFAESSSRRAAGKMPAVVEISSDDDSDSDVAVAAPMAKRMKGATIRSSLCM, from the exons ATGATGGAGGCACTTGTTGGCCGTAAATCTATCGAGGAAGCCATATTCCTTGTCGTTAAAGAG GCACAGAAATATTTCAAGCCCGAGTTTGTGAGCAGACTAACTGAGGTCGTGATCTTCAAGCCACTGTCCATTAGTGAGCTGAAGGAGATTGCTAGTATTCAGTTGAAAGCCATGGCTGCTCGTGTAGCAGAAAAGGGCATTACTTTGACCACCAGTGATGCTGCTTTGGATGTCATCTTGCACAAATCACACAACCTA AGCGGCGGAAGGTCAGTAAGGAGGTTGGTGAAGAAGATCGTGACCACGAAGCTCTCTGAGATGCTGGTGAAAGGAGAGGTAGAGGAAGGCACCATCGTCACCATTGATGCAACTCAAGACAGGAAAGAACTCAAGTACAATGTCCTGAAGAAGGCGGCACCAAGTGAGCATCAGTTCGcagagagcagcagcagacgGGCTGCAGGAAAGATGCCGGCCGTCGTGGAGATCTCCAGCGACGACGACTCCGACTCCGACGTTGCCGTGGCTGCACCCATGGCCAAGAGGATGAAGGGCGCAACCATACGATCATCGCTGTGCATGTAA